GCAGAGCACGATCGGGTGAATCAAATGAAATGGTCTTCCACTCTTCACGTGAAGAAAAATATTCTCCACCGATCTCAATCGTTTGTGTGCGGTCAATGGTGATCAACTGATTTCTTTGATACAACTCGTTCAAACGAATCAACTCAAAGATGCGCGTGGCTTCCTCTGTCATGCCAGTGGGTAAATCATCCCTCATTGTGACGATAGCGTGATGTACGGCAAAGTCATCAGACGATGTGCCCGGCAGCTTTGTTGAGTTAGTACGGGGATAGCTGATTGCGCCGGACTCATAAAGCTTTTGAACCGCTTTGTAACCTTCATCCAGTGGGATCCCGATGTCTGCGGAGTCTGCGAGCAATGCAGTGAGTGTGTAGGGGAGAGGTCTGGGTGTCACTAGGGGGACTCCCATCTCATCGGTGTAGTTGCAACTTTTATCATTTCGATAAATTCCGCATTGCGCTCCTGCGAGTTTTTTGAAATTCACGATATGGTCACACGGCTGATCAGCTTGTATTAATTCCAGCAGGGTGTCACCCAGCATCACATAGGCCGTCTCATATCCGTCTTGTATAACATTTTCAGCTTGCTGGTCGTTGGTGACGATTTCATTAAGCAAGCGCGTTTTGACGCGACCGATGTTGGCCTTAGATTTGAGGAGGACGGAGAATGCACGGCTTAAATTCATACCAAACAGCCAGTCCATTTCATGGCGCACACGTCCTGCTTGGTAAAAATGATCGGTCTCTGACAGCGGACGCAAGTTTTGCAGGGATTTTTTAAGTGACTCTGTTTCGAGGGCGGACATCCACAGTCGCAAAACTTGTCCAGAATAATTGTGGGCCTGAAGTATCTGACGGCCGATGACTTCGCCTTCCTCATCAGGATCGGTTGCGAGTACAACCAAATCGGCCTGACTCAGGTACTTTCCGAGATTGTCGAAATGTTCGCGATGTTCATCCTTGACCTGCCATACCCAAGTTTTTGGCAGGATAGGGAGGTTGTCCAGGCACCATGGGCCCGTACCGATATATGTCTCCGGTTTTGCCAAGTTCAGCATGTGCCCATACGCATGTCCGATAACAACGCCTTCTGCGAAATGCATCTGATCACGACCCTTTTCAGCGCCAAGCACCTTTGCCAGCGTACGTGCTTGCGAAGGTTTTTCGCACAAATAGAAAGTGTTACGTGCGGCTGGATTTGTTGTGACTTTTACGGTTTGTTTCATTTTTGAAGCTCCTTTAGGTTAGGAGTTCATTCTGCCTAACTCGAACATTTTCCAAAGCTAAATTTATTCAGTGTTACGCACAGCAGATTTTGATCGCTAATTAATCTGAAAAAATTCTTTGGAAAACATACGGTTTCCAGCTGTTTATATGGCTGCCGATGGTCGTGAGATAGTGAGTCATGCGATAAACTATAGATTACGTTGCTCAGCTTTTACGGCACCAACAGAATTTACGAAAATCTCAAGGAGTTCATAAAATCTGATCTTCTCGATCGCGCCGGCGTTTTTTAAGCATTTATGATAAGCATCATCAGTTAATTTCTGGTGATTTCTACTAAACGTATAGAGGTAATCAAAATGAAATTTAATGCTAGACATATCAAATATTGTAAAGAAGAGGGCTTTGTTAAAGCCTGGATTAAGGATGGCGATTTGTATGCAGATCTTGATCAGGAAGGGACCATTACTATGCTTGTGGAGCCTAATGGTGCAGCTCGGATGCTGCTCGGGCCTTCTGGTATGAAATCCCCTGCTCATATAACAGTTCCCCTGTCCAAGAAGGAAAACCATGTTCGGGTTCCTGCACGTTTTTTTAAGAGTGTTAAAAAGGCAGCCGCTGCGGCAGCAACTAGGAATTATTACTAACTTGGTGGCAGGCAGTTTAAATCGTGCTGAGTATGATAAAAATTGTTCTTTGGAAAATTTCCCATTTCTGTAGATTAGAAATCCCTAACTACAAAAGGATAAATTATCATGGGTAACGGTTCTAAAATAATTGCTGATTATGTGGCCAAGCTATCGCCTGAGCAGCAAGTAGAGTTCAAAGAGCGTACTGCAAGAATGATCCGAGAAGGTCTGCCGCGCCGTGATGGCTTTGCACATTATGTGATGTATACCGATGATCAGGGCGAGACGGTGACGATCTGTCTTTATATCGGTATCGCTCGCAAGGATAATGTGGCGGCGGCCATTGCACACATTCGCAATGATCTTAATCTTTTTGCGACATATCCCCCGGAATCTGAGTGGCAACTTGAACCTGATGAAGCAACTCAGGAGCGTTGTATTGAGGAATGGAAACGGGCAAATCCCGACAAGGTATGTCAGTTCGGTGTGATGGGGTTTATCTCAGCATGAATGACGAAATGATATCCGGCATGGAAAGCGGCTTTACAACATTCGACGAATATCTTGAAGGTTTGCCAGAAAGTGAGCGAAAGGAAATTGAGGCAGGCTCGGCACAGATGATTAAAGACGGCTTGCCACGACATGACGGATTTGCACACTATGCCATGTACACAGATGAGCAGGGTGAGACGAAGACGATCTGTCTATATATTGGTATCACGCGCAAGGAGAATGTTGCGGACGCGATCGTCAATATCCGCGGTGCCCTCGGGCTTTTTACGTCGTATCCACCTGAAACTGAGTGGCAACATCAGCCGGATGAAGAAACTCAAAGTCGG
Above is a window of Gallionella capsiferriformans ES-2 DNA encoding:
- a CDS encoding DNA topoisomerase; this translates as MKQTVKVTTNPAARNTFYLCEKPSQARTLAKVLGAEKGRDQMHFAEGVVIGHAYGHMLNLAKPETYIGTGPWCLDNLPILPKTWVWQVKDEHREHFDNLGKYLSQADLVVLATDPDEEGEVIGRQILQAHNYSGQVLRLWMSALETESLKKSLQNLRPLSETDHFYQAGRVRHEMDWLFGMNLSRAFSVLLKSKANIGRVKTRLLNEIVTNDQQAENVIQDGYETAYVMLGDTLLELIQADQPCDHIVNFKKLAGAQCGIYRNDKSCNYTDEMGVPLVTPRPLPYTLTALLADSADIGIPLDEGYKAVQKLYESGAISYPRTNSTKLPGTSSDDFAVHHAIVTMRDDLPTGMTEEATRIFELIRLNELYQRNQLITIDRTQTIEIGGEYFSSREEWKTISFDSPDRALLKNQNILANQKKLAIYKTGDEFPVKVRLTRENYGKPTYFTESSLLRMMAEKGIGTESTRVAAITNLIKEKLIDVTPQTDHEGVPCTQARTLRSTTLGRNLISRLPEVVTGQEMEAQLQQALKAMRDGHSDESAHLMRTATWLTQTIHEAA